One genomic segment of Hordeum vulgare subsp. vulgare chromosome 2H, MorexV3_pseudomolecules_assembly, whole genome shotgun sequence includes these proteins:
- the LOC123431466 gene encoding hexokinase-4, chloroplastic, whose protein sequence is MSAAVGSPLRPAPAAHHRRTGRAGAVTLRCSKVAAALAAPVLDDLRLQCATPLPLLRHVAAAMAAGMRVGLAADGAGELKMIPSYVYSLPTGSETGLFYALDLGGTNFRVLRVQLGGKDRRVVDTESEQVSIPKEIMHGTTEELFDFIAARLSNFVAKEGGNFHLQEGRKREIGFTFSFPVKQTSIDSGILIKWTKGFSVSGTAGKDVVACLNAAMERQGLDMSVSALVNDTVGALAGAHYWDEDVMVAVILGTGTNACYIERTESIPKLQHLGLGTGNTIINTEWGAFSDGLPLTEFDRDMDAESINPGEQIFEKTISGMYLGEIVRRVLAKMAQESDLFGHSFSDKLAEPFVLRTPHLCAMQQDNSDHLGEVESILRDIIGVNQSSLAARRFILEVSDCVIKRGGRLAGAGIAGILQKMENDSKGLILGRRTVVAMDGGLYENYPQYRSYMVEAMAELLGPRDMEHIVVEHTKDGSGIGAALLAAANSKYAGAQLSA, encoded by the exons ATGTCCGCCGCCGTCGGGTCGCCGCTCCGGCCCGCCCCCGCCGCGCATCACCGCCGGACGGGGCGCGCCGGCGCCGTCACGCTCCGGTGCTCCAAGGTGGCCGCGGCCTTGGCCGCGCCCGTCCTGGACGACCTGAGGCTGCAGTGCGCGACGCCGCTCCCCCTGCTGCGGCACGTGgcggccgccatggccgccggcaTGCGCGTTGGACTCGCCGCCGACGGCGCCGGCGAGCTCAAGATGATCCCCAGTTACGTCTACTCGCTCCCCACTGG GAGTGAAACAGGGCTGTTCTATGCTCTGGATCTGGGAGGTACCAACTTCAGAGTGCTGAGGGTGCAGCTGGGTGGAAAAGATAGGCGCGTCGTCGACACCGAGTCCGAGCAAGTGTCCATCCCAAAAGAAATCATGCATGGTACAACCGAG GAGCTGTTTGATTTTATCGCGGCGCGCCTATCGAATTTTGTAGCCAAGGAGGGTGGTAATTTTCATCTTCAGGAAGGCCGAAAAAGGGAGATAGGCTTTACATTCTCCTTCCCGGTGAAGCAAACTTCTATTGATTCTGGCATTCTGATCAAGTGGACCAAGGGTTTTTCTGTATCTGGGACT GCTGGGAAGGATGTGGTTGCCTGTCTAAATGCCGCCATGGAGAGACAGGGGCTTGACATGAGTGTATCTGCTCTG GTAAATGATACCGTTGGAGCCTTAGCTGGAGCGCACTATTGGGACGAGGATGTGATGGTTGCGGTGATTTTGGGCACCGGCACAAATGCTTGCTACATTGAGCGAACAGAGTCTATCCCAAAGCTCCAACACCTCGGGCTTGGAACAGGAAACACG ATTATCAACACTGAATGGGGAGCTTTTTCAGATGGTCTTCCACTAACTGAATTTGACAGGGACATGGATGCCGAGAGCATAAATCCTGGTGAACAG ATATTCGAGAAGACGATTTCCGGGATGTACCTTGGAGAAATTGTTCGGAGGGTGCTGGCCAAGATGGCTCAAGAGTCTGATCTGTTTGGTCACTCATTCTCTGATAAACTAGCCGAGCCATTTGTTCTAAG AACTCCGCATTTGTGCGCTATGCAACAAGATAACTCCGATCATCTTGGAGAAGTTGAATCAATTTTGCGCGACATCATCGGC GTAAACCAATCTTCTCTGGCGGCACGGAGGTTCATTTTAGAAGTTTCTGATTGTGTCATCAAGAGAGGCGGGCGGTTGGCTGGTGCCGGCATTGCTGGCATTCTTCAGAAGATGGAGAATGATTCCAAGGGACTGATCTTAGGGAGAAGAACAGTGGTAGCGATGGACGGCGGACTTTACGAGAATTACCCTCAGTACAGATCGTACATGGTTGAGGCTATGGCGGAGCTGCTCGGTCCCCGGGACATGGAGCACATTGTCGTCGAGCACACCAAAGACGGCTCGGGCATCGGTGCGGCACTTTTGGCAGCCGCAAACTCAAAATATGCAGGAGCTCAGCTCTCGGCGTGA